The genomic interval GAACAAAACTGGTGGCCACTGGACGTTCGAGTACTTGATCCACCCTCAGGGCCTCGATGAGATGGGTGACGACGAGTACTATACGATACACGAGATTTCCGGTGAAGATCCGAGTTCTTGGATCCGCCTCTACGGTGATGGGAGTATTGAGCTCAATGGGGGGCAGATTAACGATTGGATTGATCGAAGTCCTCCAGGACTCGTCAACAACGACGACGGCCAACGATTGTCGATCATCTGGGGGCCCTCTGTCGACATCCAGCGAGTCCTCGTCGACGGCCAGGTGAAGTGGGAGACGACAGAAGTCACGAGCTCCATCATCGAACCGTACGATAATTACAACACTCACACTCTCGGAACTGATCCAGATCGAGAGAGCGTCTACAAGGGTGGACTCGACGACGTCCGTCTCTGGACGTCGAGTGAGTGTCCGCAGGATCACGACTGGATCCTCGAGCACGCCTACGACGATCTCGTCCAGACTGAGACGAACCTTGAGGAGTGCGACATCTACTACAGGCTCAACGACGACTCGGATCCAACGATCACAGAGAACTACGGCTCCGCTGAAGCACCGACAAGCGACGATGGTGGCTCTGCAGGAACGATCGACGGTGCTGAGTATCAGGATGCTGTTGGAGAACTCGACGAAGTCCAGTACTCACTGGGAAGTGGTGACACGATGTCTCTGGACTTCGACATCTCTGGCCGAATCGACACGGAGCTAATCCTCGCTCGAAAGGACGTCCGACGTAACAGACGGACGCTCTAATTGGCCTCACTTTTCTCTCACAGTCGCTATCAATGTCTGAGGCCTCAATCCCCATCGGATTCCTTGACACGATCCTCGCGCTCGTTGCTGGTGTTCTCTTCAGTCTCGTTGGTATCATCTATCGTCGACTTCGGAAGCGACTCGACGAGTTGGAAGAGAACGTTGCCGAACTCGAGTCCCAGTGCCTCCAGATCAAGAAGGACATGGACGTGGCACACTCCTGGATGTTCGGACGCGAGGAGGATCCGACGAACAGTGGAATCGCTGCTGAAATCGAAGAGATCAACGAACGTCTTGAACAGCTCGTTGACGCGCTCCACGACGAAGAGGATCTCGACTTCGAGCGCGACGATATCGACGACTGACGTCCCGACAGCTGATTCTTGATGCCCGATGACGCTCGGTGTGGGATCCGAGTCGAGGGAACAATCAGTCTCGTTCGAACCACCTCAGTCAAATTCGACTGGGGGATGTTGACACAGGTTGGTGGTATGTTATTTTCCGGCTCTCGAATTCGATCACTTACTGTCGCTATTCATGACAGAGATGATATTTTAACGGAAAATATCTTCTCTTCTCAGAAGCCATAAACACTATCACTTCGCTCCAAGGAGCACATCAATCCCATTATTCAGCGCGACTGCGCCAAGCTGGAGAGCTATTTGTGGTTGATATTCTCGAGCTGTACTAAGACACTTTTCGAGTCTTGACTTGTCTGGATCATCTGAGTCAAGTTCTTTCCCAAATTCCTCGACGGCCTCTCTTAATTTCTCCCTTTCCGAATTCGGTATCATTTGCTTCTCTACCATTTCGAGTGTGGAATCGATAGAGACAGACTGTTCAACCCGTTGATTTGCTTCGAAATTGATTGTGGTGAAACTTTCTGAAGTGGAGGGCTCTCGGAAGTCACTTGTGTCAAGATCTAATACATCTGCGATCTTTAGACAGTTCTGCTTCACTTTTTGTACATCTTGTGGGTGAGCACTTGCACCTGTCCAATTATGAAGTCCGACAGGTTCGACATTCTGTATTACTTCATTATCTGGATATTTGTCTTTGAAGTCCTGTAGTAATTCATTGAACTCTTCTACAAGTGTTGTCCCAACACTTTTTGCATCCCCTCGGTTTTGAGCCTCTTGGCACTCATCAAAAATGCGCTTCAAAGTTTTTGCAAGAAATTCATTATCCATACTCGTAAATGTATACTATCCCCACATATCTCTTTCTGGATCAACGTTTGTGTCTCGCGCGCGGACGGTGCAGTCGTCAGTGCAAAAAGCGACAACTGATCTCGGGGACTAAACTCATTTACCACAGATATCAATCACATTGATGTTCGAGAGGTAACTTTATCATTCTGGACTCTGTTCCATTACAGGAGATCGTGACACGGCGTAGTCTCCGACAAGATACTCGTTGGAATGGGAACTCACACACTCTGAGGGTTGCCAGCAGTCCTTGCGAGAGATCAACTGAGGACGGAGAAAACCCTCACTTGGGCGTGAGGAGGAAGTTAGTGGGTTGGGGCAGATAAGGGTCGAAGTACGTGGGATCTCTTCCCCCTCAGATCTGCGCGCGAGACGTCTTCTAACGGGCATCCGTGACAACAATGAGCACGGACAAAGACGATCTCGAACCACTCGATCCGAAGACAGCGCAAGAGCTGTTCCTCGATCACAAGGCGACGGGCTGCACAGAATCAACTGTCCGAAACCATCGGTACCGTACGAACCATTTCATCGAATGGTGCGAAGAAGAGGGCATCGATAACCTCAACGACCTCTCCGGTCGAGACATCCAGCAGTTTCGACTCTGGCGGAAAGGAGATGGAGAACTCAACAAGCTCACGCTCCGGATGCAAATGAGCACGCTCCGCGTGTTCCTCAAGTGGGCTGGATCTATCGAGGCTGTTCCTCAGGACCTCTACAACAAGGTAATGGTCCCTCGTGTCAGTCCTGCCGAGCGACGGAACGACGAGACCCTGGATGCAGACGATGCACAGAAAATCCTTCAGTACCTCTCGAAGTACGAGTACGCCTCGATTGAGCACACCTTGCTCGCGTTACTCTGGGAGACTGGCATGAGGATTGGAGCGGTAAATTCGCTCGATCTCCAAGATGTTGACTTCGATGAGGAGCGTATCCAACTTGTCCATAGACAAAGTGAGGGAACAACGCTGAAGAACGGTAAAGGAGGTGAGCGTCTGGTTGCAATGACGCCAGCGCTCACAGAACTGCTCCGTGAGCACGTCGATGCTAACCGCCACGACGTGACTGATGATTACGGTCGAGAGCCGCTCATCACAACGAGGCATGGACGGATGGCTCGAAGCACAATGCGTCGAATGATCAACCGGATCACAGCGCCGTGTTACCGCAACGAGTCCTGTCCCGATTGCGAAGAGGAGGTGAACGCAAAATGCCCAGAAGCGGTCAGTCCCCACGCCATTCGCCGTGGGAGCATCACTCACTTTCTCTCCGAAGACGTCCCAGTAGAGATTGTGAGCGATCGCATGAACGTGAGCCGTCGCATCCTTGGCGAACACTACGACAAGCGGTCAGAGGAGGTGAAATTAGAGCAACGTCGAGGCTACCTCGATAACATTTAACAACTGACTCGGCATCAATGACGTCGGAATCGCCTAGAGGAATGGTCCTCTAAGTACCGGCGTCGCTGTTCCATTTTCGTCTCTTTGCTTCGTTTATCGTAATGCACGTCGAGTACTTTTGCACTGACGTTCATCCGGCTGCTTACGACCTCTGTCGGAACATTTTGGGTAAGATGATATGTGATTGATCCCCTTCGGATCGCGTGAGGAGATACGGAGGACGGACAAAGACTCGCTGACTTCTTGTTATCATTCAACGCCTCACACGTATCGAGATCCCGTCCGTGAGGACACCGACCAGTGTAGACACATGGTCGCGTCCATCGGTAAACTATACTCCGAAGCGTGTTTTTGTGAGCACGACCGTGGACTGACGCCAACAGCGGCTCTCGGCCTTCGCCGTCTCGGGAATCCGGCCGCTGATGATAAATCCAGTCATCGAGAACTTCACACGTTTCGGGATCCAACGCGACAAGACGTTCCCCCTCTTGCTTGTTCTTCAACGGGGTAGATTCCCGGTGCCGAACTTCGAGATACCGGTCATCTGGATCATAATCTTCCACGTCTAACGCGTGAGCAGCTCCGACTCGCATCCCAGTCGTCCAGAGGAGCCGAATCAAGACGTGATCGAACGAGGCGTACTCAAATCGGTAAAGGTAGTCCAACAGTTCGTGGGCCACGTCTTTTGTGAGAATATCGTTACTCTGGTTGTCCCCACGGTTGAGCTTCGGCGACAATACCTTCTCGTGAAGACCTGAAGCAACAGCGTCGATCGATTCGCAGAACTTGATAAAGACGCGCAAAGTGTCCATCTGCGTCTTCACAGAAACAGCGTTCAGATTGCCTTCCTTTCGCCGCCAAATCTTGTACTCATGTAGTTGGCGTCCCGAGAGCGTGTTCAAGTTAGTTATCCCTTCTTCCTCACACCACCGGAGAAAGTGCCCAATTCGGTATTTGTGGGCTTGAAGTGTGTTTGGAGTGACCTCAGCACGTCTTTCATCAAGATAGATCTCAAACGCTTCCGCCGGATGGATTGACTCCAGTTCGGTCATAGAGATCATACCCGTAGTCGGGTATTCCTCCCACCTTCTCAGGCACAATAACTCTATCAGTGTCAGTGGGCAACTGTACGGTTTCTTCAATTGAATTTCCGTATGAAAACCGTGTCCAGTACAAGGGTAGGAGTTATCGGGGACACCCATCTATTAGTTAGAATTATGCCAAAATTTGGGTGCTGAATATGAAGTATTAGTCGCTCACGTCTGATATCGCTGCTTAGATTCCGTCAGCAGTGTATAAGATCCCGATCAAAATTGTTCGCGGTTACCAAGGATGTAGCCCAGAAGTACAATTGAGAGCGTGCCAAAGAACGTCTCGACCACCATTACGAATTGGACCCACGATTCGGACGGAATTCTAGGCGGTGCAACCGTAAACGCGAGAACGCTGTAGGAAATGTTCTCCGCGAGTGTGTCCTCAACGCTCGCAATCACGTATACCGCGGTCGAAACCAGAAATAGCACCGCCATCCAGCCCATGAGATATCGAACCTGTACCCCGTAGCCTGTAAATACCCGAGAAAAGAGTGAAAGTAGATGCCGGCGGTCGAACCACCCATTTGCTGCCTTCGATTCGAGACTACGGACCCGACGCTCTCGGACGTGCATGTTTCGAGCTCTGCCAACGAGACCGTGCTCGCTGAACACGGTTTTGAGTTGGTGGTAGGCCCGCGCTGTAGCGTCCCATGCTTCGGCGTCGAAATCGGACTCCTCGTTCAGTCTCTCACAGGTTGTCGCGCCGTTCACGGAGATATTAGCTACATTTGCTTCACGGAGGTCGATCTCCGTGAGATCAACGCCACCAAAATTCGCATCAGCGAACGCAATCCTCCGGCAGTCTGCTTTGTGTAAAATCGCATCACGGAACGTCACGTTGCCCCCACTGTTTGTTCGAAACGTAGAACTGTAAAACGCCACGTCACCCTCGCCATCGGTTTGAAACGCCGCATCGGAAAAAGCCACGTCGCCCTCGCCATCGGTTTGAAACGTCGCACCGGGGAACTTCACGTCGCCCTCTCCGTCGGCTCGAAACACCGTATTGCTGAACTCCACGTGACCCTTTCCATCTGTTCGAAACGTCGAATTTGGGAACAATACTTTCCCTTCGCCGTAGGCTCTAAAAGTTGCATTGAGGAAATCAACGCTGCCCTTGCCGTAAGTCCGAAACGTTACACCCTGGAACACCACGCTCCCCTTTCCATCTGTTCGAAACTTCGCATCGTCAAACAACAAGTCGCCTTCACCGACGGTCAAAAACGTCGCGCCTGGAAACAAAAGATCTCCCTCGCCGTCAGTTTGAAACGTCGCATCAGGAAACGTCACCTCACCTTGGTCGTCAGTTCGAAACGTTGCACCGGTGAACAGTACTCTGCCCTCGCTCCGGGTTTGAAACGTCACATCGGGGAACGCGACGTCGCCCTTGCCGTCGGCTTGAAACGTCGCATTGCGGAACGCCACGTCACCCTCGCCGGTGGTGATGAATTGTGTCCCAGCGAACGATATCGGGTGTCGTCCTTTCGTTACGAACGTTGTCGCTCTGAAGTTAAGGTTTTCGTTATTAGCCTGGAACCGTGCGTGATCGAATCTGAGGTCGTGATAATCGGTCGCCATAATCGTTTCAGCAGACAAATCGATGGTGCCGAACGTTGCCCCGACGAATTG from Natronolimnobius sp. AArcel1 carries:
- a CDS encoding tyrosine-type recombinase/integrase, with the translated sequence MSTDKDDLEPLDPKTAQELFLDHKATGCTESTVRNHRYRTNHFIEWCEEEGIDNLNDLSGRDIQQFRLWRKGDGELNKLTLRMQMSTLRVFLKWAGSIEAVPQDLYNKVMVPRVSPAERRNDETLDADDAQKILQYLSKYEYASIEHTLLALLWETGMRIGAVNSLDLQDVDFDEERIQLVHRQSEGTTLKNGKGGERLVAMTPALTELLREHVDANRHDVTDDYGREPLITTRHGRMARSTMRRMINRITAPCYRNESCPDCEEEVNAKCPEAVSPHAIRRGSITHFLSEDVPVEIVSDRMNVSRRILGEHYDKRSEEVKLEQRRGYLDNI
- a CDS encoding tyrosine-type recombinase/integrase, with protein sequence MGVPDNSYPCTGHGFHTEIQLKKPYSCPLTLIELLCLRRWEEYPTTGMISMTELESIHPAEAFEIYLDERRAEVTPNTLQAHKYRIGHFLRWCEEEGITNLNTLSGRQLHEYKIWRRKEGNLNAVSVKTQMDTLRVFIKFCESIDAVASGLHEKVLSPKLNRGDNQSNDILTKDVAHELLDYLYRFEYASFDHVLIRLLWTTGMRVGAAHALDVEDYDPDDRYLEVRHRESTPLKNKQEGERLVALDPETCEVLDDWIYHQRPDSRDGEGREPLLASVHGRAHKNTLRSIVYRWTRPCVYTGRCPHGRDLDTCEALNDNKKSASLCPSSVSPHAIRRGSITYHLTQNVPTEVVSSRMNVSAKVLDVHYDKRSKETKMEQRRRYLEDHSSRRFRRH
- a CDS encoding DUF342 domain-containing protein, which produces MSEASIPIGFLDTILALVAGVLFSLVGIIYRRLRKRLDELEENVAELESQCLQIKKDMDVAHSWMFGREEDPTNSGIAAEIEEINERLEQLVDALHDEEDLDFERDDIDD
- a CDS encoding pentapeptide repeat-containing protein: MGSQTCAYVASKSDPESWHGAESSTFHLDKVPARGGLGIEEWQCPHPPLERDDESDNDDNQYCVFHTDPPNVPDDIDESEVLLDAIQDAGDGPWSDRPEHRGQFVGATFGTIDLSAETIMATDYHDLRFDHARFQANNENLNFRATTFVTKGRHPISFAGTQFITTGEGDVAFRNATFQADGKGDVAFPDVTFQTRSEGRVLFTGATFRTDDQGEVTFPDATFQTDGEGDLLFPGATFLTVGEGDLLFDDAKFRTDGKGSVVFQGVTFRTYGKGSVDFLNATFRAYGEGKVLFPNSTFRTDGKGHVEFSNTVFRADGEGDVKFPGATFQTDGEGDVAFSDAAFQTDGEGDVAFYSSTFRTNSGGNVTFRDAILHKADCRRIAFADANFGGVDLTEIDLREANVANISVNGATTCERLNEESDFDAEAWDATARAYHQLKTVFSEHGLVGRARNMHVRERRVRSLESKAANGWFDRRHLLSLFSRVFTGYGVQVRYLMGWMAVLFLVSTAVYVIASVEDTLAENISYSVLAFTVAPPRIPSESWVQFVMVVETFFGTLSIVLLGYILGNREQF